The following coding sequences are from one Humulus lupulus chromosome X, drHumLupu1.1, whole genome shotgun sequence window:
- the LOC133806445 gene encoding vegetative cell wall protein gp1-like, translated as MGRVKSTAQKKKPSKPSENQPAPHAEIPSTSGRAENMPAERDFDLYAKSKNKKKSHKRQSGEGCGNPSTKKSRTEDPPMPTPTKETTPPPAPARDATPPFPVNPDPPSPVGQTPPPAPANLTPPTSTVQQPAGHREEASGDNLTGMALNSAKDRLSRITKHHHNREAIQETGSMVVD; from the exons atgggtagagtaaaatccactgcccagaaaaagaaaccatcaaaACCTTCTGAAAACCAGCCTGCTCCTCATGcggaaattccctcgaccagcggtagaGCTGAGA ATATGCCTGCTGAACGAGATTTTGACTTGTACGCCAAATCAAAGAACAAGAAAAAATCTCATAAGCGCCAGTCTGGGGAAGGCTGCGGCAATCCCTCCACGAAGAAGTctcgaacagaagaccctcctaTGCCTACTCCCACAAAagagacaactcctccaccagctcctgccAGAGATGCAACTCCACCATTTCCAGTAAATCCAGATCCCCCATCTCCGGTTGGAcagactcctccaccagctccagccAACCTTACGCCTCCAACTTCCACAGTCCAGCAGCCGGCTGGTCACCGAGAAGAAGCCTCGGGAGACAACCTCACAGGCATGGCGCTTAAttcagccaaagataggctgtcTAGAATAACAAAGCACCATCACAACCGCGAGGCGATTCAGGAGACTGGCTCCATGGTGGTTGATTAA